In one Diceros bicornis minor isolate mBicDic1 chromosome 2, mDicBic1.mat.cur, whole genome shotgun sequence genomic region, the following are encoded:
- the COPB2 gene encoding coatomer subunit beta', protein MPLRLDIKRKLTARSDRVKSVDLHPTEPWMLASLYNGSVCVWNHETQTLVKTFEVCDLPVRAAKFVARKNWVVTGADDMQIRVFNYNTLERVHMFEAHSDYIRCIAVHPTQPFILTSSDDMLIKLWDWDKKWSCSQVFEGHTHYVMQIVINPKDNNQFASASLDRTIKVWQLGSSSPNFTLEGHEKGVNCIDYYSGGDKPYLISGADDRLVKIWDYQNKTCVQTLEGHAQNVSCASFHPELPIIITGSEDGTVRIWHSSTYRLESTLNYGMERVWCVASLRGSNNVALGYDEGSIIVKLGREEPAMSMDANGKIIWAKHSEVQQANLKAMGDAEIKDGERLPLAVKDMGSCEIYPQTIQHNPNGRFVVVCGDGEYIIYTAMALRNKSFGSAQEFAWAHDSSEYAIRESNSIVKIFKNFKEKKSFKPDFGAESIYGGFLLGVRSVNGLAFYDWDNTELIRRIEIQPKHIFWSDSGELVCIATEESFFILKYLSDKVLAAQETHEGVTEDGIEDAFEVLGEIQEIVKTGLWVGDCFIYTSSVNRLNYYVGGEIVTIAHLDRTMYLLGYIPKDNRLYLGDKELNIVSYSLLVSVLEYQTAVMRRDFFMADKVLPTIPKEQRTRVAHFLEKQGFKQQALTVSTDPEHRFELALQLGELKIAYQLAVEAESEQKWKQLAELAISKCQFGLAQECLHHAQDYGGLLLLATASGNASMVNKLAEGAERDGKNNVAFMSYFLQGKLDACLELLIRTGRLPEAAFLARTYLPSQVSRVVKLWRENLSKVNQKAAESLADPTEYENLFPGLKEAFVVEEWVKETHADLWPAKQYPLVTPNEERNVIEEAKGFQPSRSAAQQELDGKPASPTPVIVASHTAKKEEKSLLELEVDLDNLDLEDIDTTDINLDEDILDD, encoded by the exons ATG CCTCTGCGACTTGATATCAAGAGAAAGCTCACTGCTCGATCTGATCGAGTTAAGAGTGTGGATTTGCATCCTACAGAGCCATGGATGTTGGCGAGTCTTTACAATGGCAGTGTATGCGTTTGGAATCATGAAACACAG ACACTGGTGAAAACATTTGAAGTGTGTGATCTTCCTGTTCGAGCTGCAAAGTTTGTTGCAAGGAAGAATTGGGTTGTGACAGGAGCG GATGACATGCAGATTAGAGTGTTCAATTACAATACTCTGGAGAGAGTTCATATGTTTGAAGCGCACTCAGACTACATTCGCTGTATTGCTGTTCATCCAACCCAGCCTTTCATTCTAACCAGCAGCG ATGACATGCTTATTAAGCTCTGGGACTGGGATAAAAAATGGTCTTGCTCACAAGTGTTTGAAGGACATACCCATTATGTTATGCAGATTGTGATCAACCCCAAAGATAACAATCAGTTTGCCAGCGCGTCTTTGGACAGGACCATCAAG GTGTGGCAGCTgggctcttcctcaccaaacttCACTCTGGAGGGACATGAGAAAGGCGTGAATTGCATTGATTACTACAGTGGTGGCGACAAACCGTACCTCATTTCAGGTGCAGATGACCGTCTTGTTAAAATATGGGACTATCAG AATAAAACATGTGTACAAACACTGGAGGGACATGCCCAAAATGTGTCTTGTGCCAGTTTTCATCCTGAGTTGCCAATCATCATCACAGGTTCAGAAGATG GAACCGTGCGTATTTGGCATTCAAGTACCTATCGCCTCGAGAGCACATTGAATTATGGAATGGAGAGGGTGTGGTGTGTGGCCAGTCTGAGAGGGTCCAACAATGTCGCTTTGGGCTATGATGAAGGGAGCATCATTGTTAAG CTTGGTCGGGAAGAACCTGCTATGTCCATGGATGCCAATGGAAAGATAATTTGGGCCAAACATTCAGAAGTCCAGCAGGCCAACCTAAAAGCAATGGGTGATGCTGAAattaaagatggagaaagattgcCACTGGCAGTAAAGGATATGGGCAGTTGTGAAATATACCCTCAGACTATTCAGCACAATCCTAATGGGCG GTTTGTTGTGGTGTGTGGTGATGGCGAGTACATCATCTACACGGCAATGGCATTGAGAAACAAGAGCTTTGGGTCTGCCCAGGAGTTTGCATGGGCCCATGATTCTTCAGA atatGCGATAAGAGAGAGTAACAGTATTGTAAAGATATTTAagaactttaaggaaaaaaaatcatttaaaccaGATTTTGGAGCTGAAA gtATCTATGGAGGCTTCTTATTGGGAGTCAGGTCTGTAAATGGCTTAGCTTTCTATGACTGGGACAATACAGAACTCATACGCAGAATTGAAATTCAGCCGAAACAC ATTTTCTGGTCTGACTCTGGAGAGCTTGTCTGTATTGCTACCGAGGAGTCATTTTTTATCCTTAAGTATCTGTCGGACAAAGTCTTGGCTGCACAGGAAACACATGAGGGAGTTACTGAAGATGGCATTGAAGATGCCTTTGAG GTTCTTGGTGAGATTCAGGAAATTGTGAAAACAGGGCTGTGGGTAGGCGATTGCTTCATTTACACAAGTTCTGTGAACAGATTAAATTATTATGTCGGAGGAGAAATAGTCACCATTGCCCACTTGGACAG GACGATGTATCTCCTGGGCTACATTCCTAAAGACAACAGGCTGTATCTGGGGGATAAAGAACTGAACATCGTTAGCTACTCCCTGCTGGTCTCTGTGCTGGAGTACCAGACGGCTGTCATGCGGAGGGACTTTTTCATGGCTGATAAGGTCCTTCCTAccattccaaaagaacagaggaccAGGGTTGCACACTTTTTGGAAAAGCAG GGCTTCAAGCAGCAAGCTCTTACAGTATCCACAGATCCTGAGCATCGCTTTGAACTGGCTCTTCAGCTTGGAGAACTAAAAATTGCATACCAGTTAGCAGTGGAAGCAGAG TCAGAACAGAAGTGGAAACAACTTGCTGAACTTGCTATTAGTAAATGTCAGTTTGGCCTAGCCCAGGAGTGCCTGCACCACGCACAGGATTACGGCGGTCTGTTGCTTTTGGCCACTGCCTCTGGAAACGCTAGTATGGTGAACAAGCTAGCAGAGGGTGCGGAGAGAGATGGCAAGAATAACGTGGCATTCATGAGCTACTTTTTACAGGGCAA GCTTGATGCTTGCCTGGAGCTCTTGATTAGAACTGGACGATTGCCAGAAGCTGCCTTCCTGGCCCGGACTTACTTACCCAGTCAGGTTTCAAG GGTGGTGAAACTCTGGAGAGAAAATCTCTCAAAAGTCAATCAGAAAGCAGCGGAATCCCTTGCTGATCCAACAGAATATGAAAACCTTTTTCCTGGATTAAAAGAAGCCTTTGTTGTGGAAGAATGGGTAAAGGAAACACATGCTGATCTGTGGCCAGCCAAACAATACCCACTTGTCACG ccaaatgaagaaagaaatgttATAGAAGAGGCAAAAGGCTTTCAGCCCTCAAGATCTGCAGCTCAACAG GAACTTGATGGAAAACCTGCTTCTCCTACTCCAGTTATTGTGGCCTCCCACAcagccaaaaaagaagaaaag AGTTTACTTGAACTGGAAGTAGATTTGGATAATTTGGACTTAGAAGATATTGACACAACAGATATCAACCTGGATGAAGATATTCTGGATGATTGA